In a genomic window of Panthera uncia isolate 11264 unplaced genomic scaffold, Puncia_PCG_1.0 HiC_scaffold_1906, whole genome shotgun sequence:
- the LOC125917477 gene encoding uncharacterized protein LOC125917477 — protein ASSFPTTTASATTVTSSTGTSSSPSSSDTATAVPSSTDASSSPTFTESATTVISSTAGTSSPTPTESATTVPISTEPSSSPTLTGSATTVPIFTEASSSPTSTEGAATTSSSSEASSSPPSTDRTTTVPSSTEASSPPTPNESATTVPTSTEPSSSPTTTGSATTVTSSTESNSSPTLTESATKVPISTDPSSSPTSTDIATTVPSSTEATSSPTSTDGATTTSSSSEASSSLPSTDSATTVPSSTEVSSSPSSTESATTVVSSTKTSSSPTPTDSASTVTSSTESSSSPTPTETATTLPTSTEPSSSPASTDSATTVPSSTQSSFSPTSTGSATTVLTSTEASSSPTSTDSATTVPSSTEATSSPTSTDGATTTSSSSEASSSPSSTDSATTVPSSTEASSSPASSESTTTVISSTEDTSSPIPTGSATTVTSLTESSSSPTSTESATVPTSTEPSSSPTPSDSATTVPISTEASSSPASTDGATTTSSSSEASSSPPSTDSATLLPSSTEASSSPTSTDSATTVISSTAATSSPTHIESATTVPTSTEPSSSPTTTGSATTVTSLTESSSSPTPTESATPCAYIYSSHFISNFHRQCHHSDFCDRVQFLSNSNRECHYTAFLNTAKFLSNSHSQCHHNAYIYRGHFISSFH, from the exons GCCAGTTCCTTTCCAACTACCACTGCCAGTGCCACCACAGTGACTTCTTCGACAGGAACCAGTTCCTCTCCATCTTCTTCTGACACTGCCACAGCAGTGCCTTCTTCTACAGATGCCAGTTCGTCTCCAACATTCACTGAGAGTGCCACCACAGTGATTTCTTCTACAGCAGGCACTTCCTCTCCAACCCCCACTGAGAGTGCCACAACTGTGCCTATATCTACAGAGCCCAGTTCCTCTCCTACTCTCACTGGCAGTGCCACCACTGTCCCGATATTTACAGAGGCCAGTTCTTCTCCAACTTCCACTGAAGGTGCCGCCACAACGTCTTCTTCTTCAGAGGCCAGTTCGTCTCCACCTTCCACTGACCGCACTACCACAGTGCCTTCCTCTACAGAAGCCAGTTCGCCTCCAACACCCAATGAGAGTGCCACCACAGTGCCTACATCTACAGAGCCCAGTTCCTCTCCAACTACCACTGGCAGTGCCACCACAGTGACTTCTTCTACAGAGTCCAATTCTTCTCCAACCCTCACTGAGAGTGCCACCAAAGTGCCTATATCTACAGATCCCAGTTCCTCTCCTACTTCTACTGACATTGCCACAACAGTGCCTTCTTCTACAGAGGCCACTTCCTCTCCAACATCCACCGATGGTGCCACCACAACATCTTCATCGTCAGAGGCCAGTTCATCTCTACCTTCCACTGACAGTGCTACCACGGTGCCTTCCTCTACAGAAGTCAGTTCATCTCCATCATCCACTGAGAGTGCCACCACAGTGGTTTCTTCTACAAAGACCAGTTCCTCTCCAACTCCCACTGACAGTGCCAGCACAGTGACTTCTTCAACAGAGTCCAGTTCTTCTCCAACCCCCACTGAGACTGCCACCACACTGCCGACATCTACAGAGCCCAGTTCCTCTCCAGCTTCGACTGATAGTGCCACCACAGTGCCTTCTTCTACACAGTCCAGTTTTTCTCCAACCTCCACTGGGAGTGCCACCACAGTGCTGACTTCTACAGAGGCCAGTTCCTCTCCAACTTCGACTGATAGTGCCACAACAGTGCCTTCTTCTACAGAGGCCACTTCCTCTCCAACATCCACTGACGGTGCCACCACAACGTCTTCTTCTTCAGAGGCCAGTTCGTCTCCATCTTCCACTGACAGCGCTACCACAGTGCCTTCCTCTACAGAAGCCAGTTCGTCTCCCGCATCCAGTGAGAGTACCACCACAGTGATTTCTTCTACAGAAGATACTTCCTCTCCAATCCCCACTGGCAGTGCCACCACAGTGACTTCTTTGACAGAGTCCAGTTCTTCTCCAACTTCCACTGAGAGTGCCACCGTGCCTACATCTACAGAGCCCAGTTCCTCTCCTACTCCCAGTGACAGTGCCACTACTGTCCCGATTTCTACAGAGGCCAGTTCCTCTCCAGCTTCCACTGACGGTGCCACCACAACGTCTTCCTCTTCAGAGGCCAGTTCGTCTCCACCTTCCACTGACAGCGCTACCTTATTGCCTTCCTCTACAGAAGCCAGTTCGTCTCCAACATCCACTGATAGTGCCACCACAGTCATTTCTTCTACAGCAGCCACTTCCTCTCCAACCCACATTGAGAGTGCCACCACAGTGCCTACATCTACAGAGCCCAGTTCCTCTCCAACTACCACTGGCAGTGCCACCACAGTGACTTCTTTGACAGAGTCCAGTTCTTCTCCAACCCCCACTGAGAGTGCCACACCA TGTGCCTATATCTACAGCAGCCACTTCATCTCCAACTTCCACCGACAGTGCCACCACAGTGACTTCTGCGACAGAGTCCAGTTCCTCTCCAACTCCAACAGAGAGTGCCACTACACTGCCTTCCTCAACACAGCTAAGTTCCTCTCTAACTCCCACTCACAGTGCCACCACAATGCCTACATCTACAGAGGCCACTTCATCTCCAGCTTCCACTGA